A section of the Glandiceps talaboti chromosome 8, keGlaTala1.1, whole genome shotgun sequence genome encodes:
- the LOC144439265 gene encoding gamma-aminobutyric acid type B receptor subunit 2-like, whose protein sequence is MALALNASIPDIKPRGLENFTYDTNDGMIHVFEKHMQKTNFFGVSGQVSFNDQGDRKGVLKIQQMRNGTEILIGRYIAQSDVIHWLIPEEEIWYRSGGKPPRDEDRTEIQIQVISFVLFITMTVLAGSGIIMAVGLLVFNIFYRNERLIKMSSPNLNNVIIIGCFLAFVTISLLGMDRNIMQTDTQLAILCQIRVWILAIGFTLSFGAMFSKTWRVYTIFTNKTLQKRVIKDHRLLAMVAGMLCIDLAILTIWQIVDPLSIKIRQDRPLESPHEENVIIIKEIHHCWSQYNAYFTAAILVFKGLLLIFGAFITWQTRNVSIPALNDTKYIALCIYNVFIFSVIGVPLSFILTDNTESAYAIIGGFILFCTTGTLCLLFIPKIVCIFRGYSPETVGTGIKATTLANTKNNANSISKRSSKTRSSYADPPSSMYEKRQSLAVPGHTRKGSINSDLSSADKKSSTNTPTQRMALLVSTSDAPANGGSTENIL, encoded by the exons ATGGCATTAGCTCTGAACGCTTCAATACCAGATATTAAACCAAGGGGTCTAGAAAATTTCACTTACGATACCAATGACGGTATGATCCATGTATTCGAAAAACACATGCAAAAGACGAACTTCTTTGGTGTTTCA GGACAAGTGTCTTTCAACGATCAGGGAGACAGAAAAGGTGTCTTGAAAATACAACAGATGCGGA ATGGGACTGAAATTCTGATTGGAAGGTATATAGCACAGAGTGATGTTATACATTGGTTGATACCAGAAGAAGAGATATGGTATAGAAGTG GAGGTAAACCACCCCGTGATGAAGACAGAACAGAAATACAAATTCAAGTGATATCGTTTGTTTTATTCATTACCATGACTGTATTGGCTGGATCTGGTATCATCATGGCAGTAGGACTTTTGGTGTTTAATATTTTCTACAGAAATGAAAG ATTGATTAAGATGTCAAGTCCTAACTTAAACAACGTTATTATTATTGGCTGTTTCTTGGCCTTTGTCACAATATCGTTACTTGGTATGGACAGGAATATAATGCAGACCGATACCCAGTTGGCCATCCTTTGTCAG ATACGAGTGTGGATATTAGCCATAGGATTTACACTCTCCTTCGGTGCCATGTTCTCCAAGACTTGGCGGGTCTACACGATATTTACCAACAAGACCTTGCAGAAAAGG GTTATCAAAGACCACCGTTTGTTAGCAATGGTAGCTGGTATGTTATGCATTGATTTAGCCATCTTAACTATATGGCAAATTGTGGACCCCCTTTCAATCAAGATACGACAGGATAGACCACTG GAGAGTCCACACGAAGAAAATGTTATTATAATTAAGGAAATACATCACTGTTGGTCGCAATACAATGCGTACTTCACAGCTGCTATATTGGTTTTTAAAGGTTTATTACTCATATTTGGTGCTTTCATTACTTGGCAAACAAG AAATGTTAGCATTCCCGCACTAAATGACACCAAATACATTGCTCTCTGTATCTACAATGTCTTCATATTCAGCGTTATAGGAGTACCGTTATCGTTCATCTTAACGGATAATACCGAGTCAGCCTACGCTATTATCGGTGGTTTTATTCTATTTTGTACAACAGGAACACTTTGCCTTCTTTTCATTCCAAAA attgtatgtatatttcgTGGTTATTCACCTGAGACTGTCGGAACCGGAATCAAAGCGACAACATTGGCTAATACTAAAAACAATGCAAACAGCATTAGTAAGAGATCATCAAAAACAAGAAGTTCGTACGCTGATCCACCGTCTAGTATGTACGAAAAAAGACAGTCCCTTGCTGTACCAGGCCATACAAGGAAAGGCTCCATTAACAGTGATCTGTCCTCTGCTGATAAGAAATCTTCCACTAATACGCCTACGCAAAGAATGGCTCTACTAGTTAGTACTAGTGATGCTCCAGCTAATGGTGGATCAACAGAGAATATCCTGTAA